A window of the Bacteroidota bacterium genome harbors these coding sequences:
- a CDS encoding NAD-dependent protein deacetylase translates to MQGRRTVVLTGAGCSTESGIPDYRGPETRHKTRNPIQYKAFVTDPEARKRYWGRSVIGWTRVDNAAPNAAHTALSQLEEAGLINGIITQNVDRLHHKAGSNRVIELHGTLSEVCCLQCQNIEQRKTFQHRLSSLNPSWEGKPSDFAPDGDAEIDPDQTRLFRVPSCALCEGVLKPNVVFFGENVPAPRVDAAWQMLDEAEALLVVGSSLAVYSGYRFVLKAHKQQKPIAIVNLGESRGDKHASLAIQAKASTCLTALSTTLLNQAA, encoded by the coding sequence ATGCAAGGCAGACGCACGGTGGTCCTCACGGGTGCCGGCTGCAGCACCGAATCAGGCATTCCCGACTACCGGGGTCCTGAAACCCGGCACAAAACGCGTAATCCCATCCAATACAAAGCGTTTGTAACCGATCCTGAAGCCCGCAAGCGATACTGGGGGCGCAGTGTCATCGGGTGGACCCGGGTGGACAATGCTGCACCCAACGCTGCACACACAGCCCTCTCTCAACTCGAAGAGGCCGGACTTATCAATGGCATCATTACCCAAAATGTAGACCGGTTACACCATAAAGCCGGCAGCAACCGTGTTATTGAACTCCACGGCACCCTTTCAGAAGTCTGCTGCTTGCAGTGCCAGAACATCGAGCAGCGCAAAACTTTCCAGCATAGGCTCTCCTCCCTGAACCCATCGTGGGAAGGCAAACCTTCGGATTTTGCGCCAGATGGCGATGCAGAAATTGACCCTGACCAAACGCGGCTCTTCCGGGTCCCTTCCTGCGCCCTATGTGAGGGTGTTCTTAAACCCAACGTCGTCTTTTTTGGGGAAAATGTGCCCGCCCCACGCGTAGATGCTGCGTGGCAAATGCTCGACGAAGCAGAGGCACTGCTCGTTGTAGGATCTTCCCTTGCAGTATACTCGGGTTACCGCTTTGTGCTAAAAGCACACAAGCAGCAAAAGCCCATTGCCATTGTAAACCTTGGAGAAAGCAGGGGCGACAAACACGCCAGCCTGGCCATTCAGGCAAAAGCAAGTACGTGCCTTACCGCACTGTCCACCACGTTGCTCAACCAGGCAGCCTGA
- a CDS encoding long-chain fatty acid--CoA ligase — translation MPTLVDFDTLPQMFRRVATHYTGKQRAALGYKDKKTKEWTDISWESFQDEVHSMAGYLHKKGIRAGDRVAILSENRPEWAYTDQGTHHIGGVNVSLYTSLPASQVEYIMKDSGAKIFVVSTGIQLRKAKEIFDNCPDLVEIITMSELRGDHPDYVRAWDDVMAEGKAYWAENQESLYPLADEVKSDDLCALIYTSGTTGNPKGVMLTHDNLCSNAKSALKVVPFGPDDHHLSFLPLCHSFERTAGYTAVMACGAKITYAESIDAVSRNLGEVKPTVMISVPRLFEKMYNIIAKSVEEGSSIKKKIFSWSIDTGKKAATTLVDRGRIGPFMKMKKALSHRLVFAKLHEKLGGQLRFAVSGGAALPKAIGEFFQAAGVTIIEGYGLTETSPALTITPLANPFYGTVGYVLPGVTVGIQRLGETEIIGHLTGEDYPSKLTTEPGEIVARGPNIMRGYWKNDQATQEAIDDEGWYHTGDVGRFLNGYLQITDRIKHMIVSRGGKNIYPGPIEEQFATAGLIDQVMIIGEGREYLTALVVPNMDMLILHAKDNQLAYNKPSELLEHEEIQKLFKKEFKTYSRKAAAHEKIRGFRLVKEPFTVENGMMTPTLKLKRKVIEKEFAETIEEMYGVFA, via the coding sequence ATGCCAACACTTGTAGACTTTGATACCCTTCCCCAGATGTTTCGCCGCGTTGCTACGCATTATACTGGAAAGCAGCGGGCTGCCCTGGGGTATAAAGACAAGAAAACCAAAGAATGGACCGATATTTCCTGGGAGTCTTTTCAGGATGAGGTGCATAGCATGGCCGGCTATCTGCACAAAAAAGGCATTCGAGCCGGCGACCGGGTAGCGATCCTCTCTGAAAACAGACCTGAATGGGCCTATACCGATCAGGGCACGCACCATATTGGCGGCGTCAATGTATCGCTGTATACATCGCTGCCGGCGTCTCAGGTGGAATACATCATGAAAGACTCGGGAGCCAAAATTTTTGTGGTCTCTACAGGTATTCAGCTGCGCAAAGCAAAAGAAATCTTTGACAACTGTCCGGATCTGGTTGAAATAATCACGATGAGCGAACTCCGCGGAGATCACCCGGATTATGTACGTGCCTGGGATGATGTTATGGCTGAAGGGAAGGCGTACTGGGCAGAAAACCAGGAATCGCTTTATCCGCTTGCCGACGAAGTTAAAAGTGACGATCTGTGCGCGCTGATTTATACCAGTGGCACAACTGGCAATCCGAAAGGTGTTATGCTAACCCATGACAACTTGTGCTCCAATGCCAAGTCTGCGCTCAAAGTTGTACCTTTTGGCCCCGATGATCATCACCTCTCTTTCCTTCCGCTGTGCCACTCATTTGAACGCACGGCCGGCTACACTGCGGTAATGGCCTGCGGCGCAAAAATCACGTATGCAGAAAGCATTGACGCGGTTAGCAGAAACCTCGGCGAAGTAAAGCCAACCGTAATGATCTCCGTGCCGCGTCTATTCGAAAAGATGTACAACATCATCGCGAAGTCGGTAGAAGAAGGCTCATCCATCAAAAAGAAAATTTTCTCCTGGTCAATCGATACGGGCAAAAAAGCAGCCACTACGCTGGTGGACCGCGGCCGAATCGGGCCATTCATGAAAATGAAAAAAGCCTTGAGTCATAGGCTCGTGTTTGCCAAACTCCATGAGAAGCTGGGCGGACAATTGCGGTTTGCCGTTTCTGGCGGTGCTGCACTGCCCAAGGCCATCGGAGAGTTTTTTCAGGCGGCTGGTGTCACCATCATCGAAGGTTATGGACTTACAGAAACTTCGCCGGCGCTTACCATTACACCCCTGGCCAATCCGTTTTATGGCACTGTAGGCTACGTTCTGCCTGGCGTAACCGTAGGGATTCAGCGACTCGGAGAAACAGAAATCATTGGGCACCTGACTGGCGAAGATTATCCGTCTAAGCTGACAACAGAGCCCGGCGAAATTGTAGCCCGCGGCCCAAACATCATGCGAGGCTACTGGAAAAATGACCAGGCAACGCAAGAAGCCATTGATGACGAAGGATGGTACCATACAGGCGATGTAGGCCGCTTCCTGAACGGTTACCTCCAGATCACCGACCGCATCAAACACATGATTGTCTCGCGCGGTGGGAAAAACATCTATCCGGGCCCAATTGAAGAGCAGTTTGCAACAGCCGGCCTGATTGACCAGGTGATGATCATCGGAGAAGGAAGAGAGTATCTAACCGCCCTTGTCGTGCCAAACATGGACATGCTCATTCTGCACGCCAAAGACAATCAACTAGCCTACAACAAACCTTCTGAACTGCTGGAGCACGAAGAAATCCAGAAGCTGTTCAAGAAGGAGTTCAAAACATACTCCAGGAAAGCAGCGGCGCACGAAAAAATCAGGGGCTTCCGGCTGGTCAAGGAGCCTTTTACAGTGGAAAACGGCATGATGACGCCTACGTTGAAATTGAAGCGTAAAGTCATCGAAAAAGAGTTCGCAGAGACCATCGAAGAGATGTACGGCGTATTTGCCTGA